The genomic region GTTTGGGCTGTCAGATGATAATTTTGCTTAGAccagatttattgaagccactTTTACCTTGAAGATATGAGCTCTGTACTCCATTCTCCACAGCCTCTTTTATTTCTGGTAAGATCTGCACTTGTAATTTTTCTGAAAATGCGACTTCACATGAGATGTCCACTGGTCTGACGGTCAGATTGACTGACGCAACATGCCTTCTGTCCCCTATGGTCCGGTCCAGTGTGTCTAACAAAGCCAAATACCAAAGTTGGTTCATGCATTAGCTGATTTTTTTAGCCTTCAAGGGCTGACAGTAAAATACACCCTAACATTGAAAACTGTACCTGTAGCCGAGACCTCTTGAAGAATGGTTTCTCTGTAGGCCACCTGCAGCGGCCCGAGGTGAGTCTCGATGCCATACTCTCGTCTGATTCTATCGTGGATGATCTCGATGTGCAGCTCCCCCATTCCACACAGGATGGTCTTGGGGCCGAAAGAAAAGGTTAACTCACTGTGCCCGAAACGAAACCCCCTAGCTGATCCAAAAATTGTATTACCTGACCAGAATCAGGGTCAACTCTGACTTTCAGGCTGGGATCTTCTCTCTGCAGGCAATTCAGCGCATTCTCCAGATCTTttagtaaaacagaaacatgtttggAAGGCTGTCAAATTTGCTGGAGTGCAGCACAACAACATGCAGTGCCACTTTGTCGCTGTACAGCCATAAACGTTTAAGTATTTTGGTGGGATTTTATtagatagatcaacacaaagcagagcagaacattgatgtggaagaaaaaatataaactatAGGGCTAATAATTCCTTTTTTGCCGAATAAACATTGAGAAACTGAAATTCAAGATGTAGAGGGATCAGGATCCTGTTCTTGATTCCTAAACCTGATTTTTGTTACTCAACATGTTTAActctgggtttttttctgtattccttggtctttatgatattgtttgtttattgaggttctttaacaaacctctgatggTAATTAATTACACTAATTCCACTCTACAATTATTGTTACCTATTTTTGGTCTGTCAcagaaaatctcaataaaacacattcaaattgggttgtaacatgacgaaatgtgaaaaagttcaacgggtatgaataatttaagCACCGACCTGCCTGTTTGGCCATGGTGGGGGGTTCTATGGTGCAGAAGAAGACAGGATCAGGGACCTCCACTCCAGAGAGGACGATGTCGGCATTTTCTCTACGCTTCTTCCCCGTCTCGCTGTCGTTCTGGGCTCgatgagcagcagcagctgctgacGCCTTGGAGGAAACGATGGTGTCTCCTGTGACCGTCTAATGCGAAAGCAGAAAACATTAGCAGCCTCTGAATATCAAAAAGGCgtaggaaaaaaaatctttatttcgACAGGTCTGCTCTACCTGCTTCAGTCCTACAGTCAGGGCAATGTTCCCTGCACTCATTGAGGGGACTTCCACGTGCTGATCAGCAAACGGCACCAGCAGCCTGCTCATCCTCTCCCTGGAAACAGAAAACTTCTATCAGTTTGTGTTATGATAAGACTTTGTGACTCTTGCGCTGCTCTAAACACGGCACATGGGAAGGTGGGATGGAGACACCATACGTGCTGTTCCGGTTTAAGTTGTGGACGGCTGTCTGTGGTTTGAGAGTTCCAGAGTAGATCCTCAAAAAAACCAGGGGACCACGCTGCTTGTCATGGAGAACCTTAAAGGCCAAGGCACAGAGGTCGTCTTTGTACCACCGTCTGTCGGATTATGCAGGACAAACACTGTTACATttgatgaaaaataataaaaccatttttaaaagactaattcttaaaataaattaggagAAGTTGTGTTGTATAATGTGTCAGTGTGGAAATAATTCAGTGCCCCACCATTTTTTCCCCAATTGAATATAGatcaagtaaataaaaaaaaaacatagaaggaattatgaaaaatatgtgatcaatataatttaataattagATCACTTAAGATGATGCAATGCAGACAGTGTATTCAGGTCTGTGAAAAACTtactttaatacaaaaaaatataaaagcattaaaaatatacaaagttaacctttaaatatgtttaatgttttacatgtttagaAATGTATACACAATGTTTATTCCCAAAACATATATATGTACTGATCAATAAAACATCAATTATTCAGTTAACTAATAAAGCATTTAGACATGAACATGTAACCTGTGTATTTTATCATCAGTAAAGCATATTAGCTTCAGTTCACTCACACCAGGTCATGGAGCCGTTCGTTGGGAGCGGGCAGGTAAGCAGTGATGGCATCTAAAAGAGGCTGAACGCCTTTGTTCTTCAGAGAGCTCCCACAGAGCACTGGGACACCTTTCCTGGCCAGGGTCACTCGGCGCACAGCTTCCTGTAGCTGAAATCATGTTTGTCATAGTTAAGTTTGTGTTCACATGTAATGATGCTTAACAATGTCCTATTCTGGCTCTGTGCAGTGGAAGACTTACTTTGTTCACGGGAACGCCATCAAAATTGTCACTACAATCtgtcagcagcagctcagcaaaCTCATCATCCAGATCAGCCACCTGGGAttcgggtaaaaaaaaaagaaaaaaaaaagccccatCTCAACCCATTCTTGTTTAAAGCTAATTGTTGCCGCAAACTTAGGGAAGTGTACCTGCTCAATAAGGGCTGTCCTGGCCTCACTGGCTGCTTGCAGGAGTTCTGGATCTTCTGACTGGCTGAGAGATCTGAGTTCAAATGCTCGTCCATCGTCTCGTGTCGATGTCAGCTTCCATGTGAGCTTCTGATTGGTTAACAAGTCAACTACACCTGTGAAGTTCTTACCGCTGCCAATGGGTATCTAAGACAGGGATGGATTTGAGAGAAACCTACAATACAACCTCACATAACCATGCCATATCGGCATagaaactgaaatattaaagtGTTTTTCCTCCAGCCTTCCTCATCCGTCTGAAACACTAAACGGTTTGTTTGTTGCATACCAATGATATACCTCAGTTTTAGACTTTTATGCACATAAATTTTAAGTTAGGAATCTCAGCAATAATTTGAGGCTATTTATGTTACCGCTGAAAGCACAAGTTATGAATAACCGGGATTTACTGAGTAAAAACGCAACGATTAGCTCAGCAACACAATAAGGCTGGGGCATCCATGTACAACTGAGTCTATGTAAAGGTATGAAGAAAGACGCTTTCTAATTGCACTGATCATGAATGTCTGCAAAAACTCCATCCGTTCAGAGAAAATGTCAATgtacagatggaaaaaaaaacaatataaaacataggttttaaagtaaaacatacTCTGCAGAGATAAAATTTGCCCCGTGATGTCAAACTTGAACAAGAagttaaaaaatgaaaggaaaaatgaaagGTTTCCCTAAACAGCAGAAAAGACACCCTGTTTTTACTGGTGTTCAGTTACTGCCTATGAAAAGTTCATGAAAAAGTACCAAATAAAATCTTCAAGGTAATGCTGATTTTTACTATCAAGGTTTAGTCCATTAAGAAATGTTGTAACAATGTCTAAAGTCTGGTGCGGCCCTGGTGGCGCTGAGGGTTAAGGGCAGACCCATGTACGACGCAGGCAGTCGCCCGATCAAATCCCACACCTTTACTGCATACTGCGTTTACTGCATACCCTTCTCCTGCTCTCTCCGCTCTATTTCCTTTCAACTGAATGTAAATAACCTGATTTTAAAGTTAAGGCTGTTTTTTATCAAGCCTGTTCTTGCATCTAAAAAGCCTTCAGTGCACATctaaacaaagaaattaaacacattttatgtaTCATTTATAATGGGTCCCCATTGCATATGCTGTGTGTGAATTAAGAAAAACGGTTTAAGATTCTTGTGTGCTACTGTTTGAAGGAGATTAGGTTTTTAAGTGTTACTgtcttttctgtctttctgttttcctgTACTTAACAATTAGCTGACCATCTTGGGCTGAAAGTTAAATGCTCCATACACACTCTATGAATGCCCCCAAGtggttaaataattattagctgaGTTAATCAAAAAATAAGTCCAGATCCACACCATGTCAGTCAGTCCAGTCATTTAGTATGTTGAGGGGAGCGAATCTTCATCTGTGCAGACAAAGCATCTGCATAGCGTGGAATGAGAACGGTAGAGTCATTTTCAGGTAATGGTGATTCAATTATGAATACTACGATATCAGATGCATAGAAAGATATTCAAATGTTCTTTTACTTAAAGCCACTTATCTTCTCGTGGCATTTGAAAGCAAGGCAGAAAGGGATTTGATCAATGTTTCTTTAGGCTCTCTGActgtttttgaatgttttttctttaatcattattttacaagAAAGTCTAGCTGCCTGgactaaaaaaataagaagaaattAAGAAGAACCCCTACCTGCAAAAGGACTGGATTGGCTTTCAGTTTCAGTCTTATGCTCTCAATTGAGAAATTTAggctgtgaaaaataaaaatggctttATTTTCAATACCAAGTGAAACAAACTCATCACTTGCAGAAGATACGCTATTTGAGTCACTTACTCTGCTGCAGGCTTGTCCATCTTATTCAGGAAACAAACGCAGGGGATATGGTGCTTCTCTGCCTGCCTCCACACGGTCAGAGTCTGAGCCTGTTGGGGTTTTAAATGGCCACAGAAGTGAACTACAtggtaaaaaacatttcaaagttgAACAAACTAGACAACTGCAGAACGGCTGCTTGCTAACCTCAACTCCAGCAGACGCGTCAAACACAGCAACAGCCCCGTCAAGAACACGAAGCGCCCTTTCCACTTCCAGAGTGAAGTCAACGTGTCCTGCAGGCACACCAGCTTCACTCTTGGCTGCTCCTTCACACTTGTATCTGAATATTTTAGGTTTTAAGAGTTTATATTACCTGGAGTGTCTATGAGGTTGATGCGATGGCCTTTCCAATCAAATGTGACTGCTGCTGACTGTATGGTGATGCCACGTTCCCTCTCCTGAGCCATGAAGTCTGTGACCGTATCTCCATCATCCACATCTGACAGAAACAGACCAGCATGCACGAGCAAACAGTTCAAACATGGAAAACAGACGTCTGCATGCTCCTGCCTGACACACACCTCCTAATGCCCTCGTATAGCCAGAGTAATACAACATCCTCTCTGTTGTGGTTGTTTTTCCTGCGTCGATGTGAGCCATGATGCCGATGTTTCTGATCCTGCAGAAACACACCACACCTTAATACTGATCCCATAAGAAAACGTGTAGGAAATCACCAGTAAAAGTGGATGATGAATAAAAACGACTTACTTCAAAATATCAGGGTTGAGCACAGCCCGCAGTGATTTGATATCATCTGTGACAGTAATAACGAAGGTAAAAACTTAGTATTTGACTAATCATTCACCACCACAATACAAGGCAATTATTGTGTACATCACAActtagagagaaaaaaacaaaatcagtaaaATATCTCAGAAAAATCTGTCATTTGCATAAATCCTGCAGCCTTTTTAGcaccttgcaaaactatttacaacccttacattttttacattttgtaaaattacAGACACAAATttctatgtgttttatttgggcTTTTATGTgacgtggaaggaaaacaataagtggtttttaaaatatttcaccatTAAAAAGTGTCtaaaaagtgtgatgtgcaaATGTAATGGCCTCCTTTAGTCTAATACCCTCAAATAAAACCTAGTTAAATCTTTTATTGTTAATGAATATAGAACAACTGTAAACCTGCCAAGAGATGGCAGTGCATCGGGAGCATTATGAGAgaagcagagatccacagcttaggtgggagaatctgttgagaaGACGATTATTCATTATGTGCtcaacaaatctgacctttataaAAGAGTTTATAAATGAGAACTTCTTCAGCAGTAGAAAGGAAGCTTCTTAAGAGTTGGAGGAAGTTGAATGAAGCTAGACACAGGGCAATGCTTGAAGAAAACTGTTGGAGGCTTAGTTCAGAGTCTTTTCAAGCCCGTAAAAGTGGCGTTAACAAACACTATCCATCAAACTGACTGACCTTGAGTTTTTTGCACTGAGGAATGgacaaagctggtaaagacataaCATAAAAGACTTGCATCTGTAATTGCAGAAAGGGTTTGGTATAAATTATAAACtcagggaggctgaatacaaatgtacacctCACTTTTCATATtggtatttgtaaaaatgttgagaTCCATGACAAATTTCCCAATTATGTGCCAGTTTGCGTTGGTTTATCCAAAGGTTTTTGGTATAACTTCACCTACATTCAAGGTGCATGGAGAGGGACATCCCTGCAAATCCGAAAAACTGCAGCCcaaacttttaaacatttaaaagaatgaagaaaaaaatcccaagTTTACTAAATGCTTTATGAATGTAATTCTTTACTCTAAGTGCGCTATTTAGTAATCGTTTTTAAGCTTAAAATGATGCCTCAACAATACCCTTTAGAAGTGGTATACCTTTATCTGATACTAAGATAAACGTTTCTCTGCATCTTATGTGAACcctgagaaaaaatatttttagtaaGTAATAAAAACACACCTGATAGAGCACCATGATATCTTCTTAAATACGAGCTCAGACTACATCTGCAGCTCTGCGATCCAACTCTGAACAAACATCCGCCCTGTGGACCACACTGTTATTAAACGGATCAATTAATAGCAGCatacatgtaaaataaatatgattatAATATATCTCACCCACATGACCCTGTGTAGCGTGTGTAAGGCTCCAACGGGCATCTCTACTGCCTGCTTGTTATAAAAGCTCCTTAATGTCTTTCTGTTCGGGCTTTAAACGGAACGAGGCAGGACGAAGAATTGTTGCCTCATTCgttacaaaagaaataaaaacattaatatgaACGACACAGGATAAGAAATGTATTAAAGTACCATTGAGAGCAAAATAATTTTGGTCACTCATTAGTCACGTTTAAGACGCAACTCCAAAATACATCCCGGAGAACCCGTAGGCTGTCATTTAGTTCCGCGTTTATTAGTAAAGTCGCTATATTACATTTCAGGACGTTTAAACGTTTGAGGACATGTATACAAAGTAACGGcatattacattttaatttttcactTAAAAACTGGTTATCTATGGACCATATCTGTTTCATTGTGGCATAataacgttttttttattttattttttgcaaaaaaaaaaaattataaaacttgtggagaaaaagaaaaattttttttatttataaccgGCACTTTTTGTAACAgcagtttaaaaaatgaaaaatgaaagacgGATATCTTTTTTTCACCGTGATGATGACTTCCTCTACGTGTCGGCTCAGGGGAAAACAACATCAGAAGAGCCCCAACCTGAgtcaaaaaaaaatcaaataacacCGTGTCTCTCCCAATTGTGAACAACTGGAACACATTTATTGAAACAAGTAACTTCCTAAGTATAAGATGGTAAGAAAACTAGTCGTCTAAATGTTGTTAATGTACTGTTTTTTTAGACACTAActctttagtttttctttagcTAGCTTTAGCTCTGGTCCGCATGTGGCGATGGGAAGAGGCGCTGCTCTGAACGAGGCTGGGTTTCAAAATTCACCTTATTGTTTCATTGTCACATGTCGGTATTTATTGCAGTCTCTAGTGTATATTTTACTCATGTAAGAAGTTCTCCAAAGTGTTGGCTTAATTACAGTGAAATCATGTTGCTAGCATTTATAGAACTGCTTtgtcaaaataatatttgtcaTGTTTTCGGAGTTGATCTAATAATATTTATGCCCAAAATATGATACAACATGGTTGGAATCACAACCTGTGACAAGAACATATGGAGTTAGAAGTGTTTGGCATTTGTCCTGTActttaattaactttttttcaaaGATGCAGTAAGTaataatgtgtaatttgggGTTTGTTGTATTCTTTCTGTTCTGTATGTTGTATTTAAATTTAGTCATGTTAAAGAGGTCTTgtctttccccaggctgttgTAGTAAAAAGCATTTGTGCTTAATCTCTACTGTCTGGTTGACTTAAGGCTAAGTAAATGGAAGCTTAAAGTAATTCTGTAGCTTGACTATGCATGGGGGTCTTACTGGTGTTAAGGTATAGAGAGGTTTGAAAAAGTAGCTTTTTCAAACCTTCTTAAATATTCTTCCTACTCTTTAAAGTCCCTGTAATGTGATGCCATAGAAAGCGCTGGTGTGACCCAACTATTCTTCATGTGTTTAAGACATGGTAGAAGTTCAACCCctctcatcccagctgctgcacattgctggtcagctggctgaaataaGCCTACAATGCTTTCCCCCGCCTAAAAGAAAGATGAATGTGTCTGTTTGGAAAAATTTTCCATCGTGAAACTAAAGTATTGTGTGGAAATTAAAGGAGTGCTAGCCATCACAACATTATCAGCTAATATTAGCAGCTCCCTGTGTCTCTATAAAGTGCAGAATGGCTAAATAAAAGGTGTCTTCTCTGAGAAAACCACCTTAGCTGAAAACTgctatttaataataataaatatatattttttttgtggaaGTCTATTTGTCAAgatcaaagtatttttctttaaaaaaacaaaacataatttagATAATTTGCAATGACCTGAAATTAAACAGCAACCAGAAAATGTACCATGTGTTTGCTGCTTGAGTGTGCAACAATTGTCAGCAAACAGGAATGatgcagaaatatttaaacttcACTGGTCTTCCCCACATTTGTTATGATATTAAACTGTTATACTTCAGGTTGTGTTAAAGGGAAAACatgatttgtgtgtgtgtgtatgtgtgtgtgtggaaccAATCAGCCAAAGAGGAAAAGTTTAAACAAGTCTagagttttatttaatattttggttaagtaaagaaaatagaaagtggaaaaatattttaacttcagATGTTATTGTACAAGGTCCTTGGTAACAGCTATTTAGAAATGCATCTTTTTATCACGTTTCTTAAAACACTGTGCAGAAGTTTATAGTAGAATCTGTAAAAGGTTAAATTCAGTACTGTTTTAACTGCAAAGTTCAGTTTCGACATAATGGCatgtctgtattttgtttttcagcctcAGAACGAGCACATCGAGCTGCACCGCAAGCGGCATGGCTACCGCCTGGACCACCATGAAAGGAAACGGAAGAAGGAGAGCCGAGAGGCACACGAGCGGTCCCACAAAGCTAGGAAGATGATTGGTTTGAAGGCCAAGCTGTATCACAAACAGAGACATGCGGAGAAGATCCAGATGAAGAAGACGTGAGTATGGAGGAGGAAgacctgttttgttttgcttcatttCCTTTTTGTAACACATTTTCTCCCTtcattgtttcattgttttcagCATCAAAATGCATGAACAGAGGAACaccaagcagaaggatgataaGACCCCAGAAGGAGCAGTCCCAGCCTACTTGTTGGACAGAGAGGGACAGTCTCGTGCTAAGGTCCTTTCTAACATGATCaaacagaaaaggaaagaaaaggctGTAAGTggcattttaaaatctttctgTGGTTTAATTCTTGGTAAGTACACACATATGTGGAAAACTGACATAATGGTCTCTGTAGGGCAAGTGGGAGGTGCCCCTGCCAAAGGTTCGTGCTCAAGGAGAGACAGAAGTGCTTAAAGTCATCCGAACAGGAAAGAGACAAAAGAAAGCCTGGAAGAGGATGGTCACTAAAGTTTGCTTTGTCGGTGACGGTTTCACAAGAAAACCTCCAAAGTACGAGCGTTTCATCAGACCCATGGTAAGCCCACAGCGCAGTTTGAATTGAAATGTTCTGTATTCCTTGTTATGTGCTTGGGTGCCCATCTATTTATATCTTCTTATTAGGGTCTACGTTTTAAGAAGGCTCACGTCACACATCCAGAACTGAAAGCAACTTTCTGTCTTCCCATCCTGGGAGTGAAGAAGAACCCTTCGTCACCACTTTACACCTCTCTGGGGGTCATCACAAAGGGAACAGTAATAGAGGTCAATGTCAGCGAGCTGGGCCTGGTTACACAGGGTGGAAAGGTCATCTGGGGTGAGGGCTCCATTCCAATAACCACTTTTCTAATAACAGATAATATCCTCAGCTTTTGAATATGTCATACTAAGTGTAGGAGatgtttaaatttgaatttattttttacttctcAGGTAAATACGCCCAGGTGACAAATAACCCTGAGAACGACGGCTGTATTAATGCAGTTCTACTGGTATAAGACTCTTATGTGCCTAATTACTCCTATTTACACCAAGAGCATTGATCATATCGCAGATGCAAAAGGGGAACTACATTCACCTGAACCGTTGGGAAGATGGCTGGAGCTGGGATTGGCTACATCTACTGCAACAAAAGGACAGCGAACAGAAATAATTGTttgatataaataaacttgaaatTACATTAAATATTCTCCAGATTTTTGTACTTCCTTGTAAATGCTGTGTGAGAGTaggataataaaaaatattaatctcAGACCATATGAAAATCCACACTCTCAAATGCTTGAAAGAACTCAGCTGAAGCTGTAAATTTCTTTAACATCAGCTGATATATTATCTGTTCTTCAGTTTTCATGaacatactggtccttctcaaaatattagcatattgtgataaagttcattattttccataatgtaatgatgaaaatgtaacattcatatattttagattcattgcacactaactgaaatatttcaggtcttttattgtcttaatacggatgattttggcatacagctcatgaaaacccaaaattcctatctcacaaaattagcatatttcatccgaccaataaaagaaaagtgtttttaatacaaaaaacatcaaccttcaaataatcatgtacagttatgcactcaatacttggttgggaatcctttggcagaaatgactgcttcaatgcggcgtggcatggaggcaatcagcctgtggcactgctgaggtcttatggaggcccaggatgcttcgatagcggcctttagctcatccagagtgttgggtcttgagtctctcaacgttctcttcacaatatcccacagattctctatggggttcaggtcaggagagttggcaggccaattgagcacagtgataccatggtcagtaaaccatttaccagtggttttggcactgtgagcaggtgccaggttgtgctgaaaaatgaaatcttcatctccataaagcttttcagcagatggaagcatgaagtgctccaaaatctcctgatagctagctgcattgaccctgcccttgataaaacacagtggaccaacaccagcagctgacacggcaccccagaccatcactgactgtgggtacttgacactggacttctggcattttggcatttccttctccccagtcttcctccagactctggcaccttgatttccgaatgacatgcagaatttgctttcatccgaaaaaagtactttggaccactgagcaacagtccagtgctgcttctctgtagcccaggtcaggcgcttctgccgctgtttctggttcaaaagtggcttgacctggggaatgcggcacctgtagcccatttcctgcacacgcctgtgcacggtggctctggatgtttctactccagactcagtccactgcttccgcaggtcccccaaggtctggaatcggcccttctccacaatcttcctcagggtccggtcacctcttctcgttgtgcagcgttttctgccacacttttccttcccacagacttcccactgaggtgccttgatacagcactctgggaacagcctattcgttcagaaatttctttctgtgtcttaccctcttgcttgagggtgtcaatagtggccttctggacagcagtcaggtcggcagtcttacccatgattggggttttgagtgatgaaccaggctgggagtcttaaaggcctcaggaatcttttgcaggtgtttagagttaactcgttaattcagatgattaggttcatagctcgtttagagacccttttaatgatatgctaattttgtgagataggaattttgggttttcatgagctgtatgccaaaatcatccgtattaaaacaataaaagacctgaaatatttcagttagtgtgcaatgaatctaaaatatatgaatgttaaattttcatcatgacattatggaaaataatgaactttatcacaatatgctaatattttgagaaggacctgtacaccaaGAACACGTTGGAGAAGAGACTTTTAAAGCCACTTAGAAGCATATG from Girardinichthys multiradiatus isolate DD_20200921_A chromosome 8, DD_fGirMul_XY1, whole genome shotgun sequence harbors:
- the gfm2 gene encoding ribosome-releasing factor 2, mitochondrial isoform X2 codes for the protein MPVGALHTLHRVMWGGCLFRVGSQSCRCSLSSYLRRYHGALSDDIKSLRAVLNPDILKIRNIGIMAHIDAGKTTTTERMLYYSGYTRALGDVDDGDTVTDFMAQERERGITIQSAAVTFDWKGHRINLIDTPGHVDFTLEVERALRVLDGAVAVFDASAGVEAQTLTVWRQAEKHHIPCVCFLNKMDKPAADLNFSIESIRLKLKANPVLLQIPIGSGKNFTGVVDLLTNQKLTWKLTSTRDDGRAFELRSLSQSEDPELLQAASEARTALIEQVADLDDEFAELLLTDCSDNFDGVPVNKLQEAVRRVTLARKGVPVLCGSSLKNKGVQPLLDAITAYLPAPNERLHDLVRWYKDDLCALAFKVLHDKQRGPLVFLRIYSGTLKPQTAVHNLNRNSTERMSRLLVPFADQHVEVPSMSAGNIALTVGLKQTVTGDTIVSSKASAAAAAHRAQNDSETGKKRRENADIVLSGVEVPDPVFFCTIEPPTMAKQADLENALNCLQREDPSLKVRVDPDSGQTILCGMGELHIEIIHDRIRREYGIETHLGPLQVAYRETILQEVSATGPLLGYPVQGVSSLIHSVSVEPGTSPAMVSACVSRCMLKALRLAGGQVLEPVMALEVTLGEEHLSSVLGDLAQRRGTVRDIQSRHDNKVLLATVPLAEMMGYSTVLRTVTSGNASFSLELDAYEAMNLQDQGALLKRMSGVM
- the gfm2 gene encoding ribosome-releasing factor 2, mitochondrial isoform X1, giving the protein MPVGALHTLHRVMWGGCLFRVGSQSCRCSLSSYLRRYHGALSDDIKSLRAVLNPDILKIRNIGIMAHIDAGKTTTTERMLYYSGYTRALGDVDDGDTVTDFMAQERERGITIQSAAVTFDWKGHRINLIDTPGHVDFTLEVERALRVLDGAVAVFDASAGVEAQTLTVWRQAEKHHIPCVCFLNKMDKPAADLNFSIESIRLKLKANPVLLQIPIGSGKNFTGVVDLLTNQKLTWKLTSTRDDGRAFELRSLSQSEDPELLQAASEARTALIEQVADLDDEFAELLLTDCSDNFDGVPVNKLQEAVRRVTLARKGVPVLCGSSLKNKGVQPLLDAITAYLPAPNERLHDLVRWYKDDLCALAFKVLHDKQRGPLVFLRIYSGTLKPQTAVHNLNRNSTERMSRLLVPFADQHVEVPSMSAGNIALTVGLKQTVTGDTIVSSKASAAAAAHRAQNDSETGKKRRENADIVLSGVEVPDPVFFCTIEPPTMAKQADLENALNCLQREDPSLKVRVDPDSGQTILCGMGELHIEIIHDRIRREYGIETHLGPLQVAYRETILQEVSATDTLDRTIGDRRHVASVNLTVRPVDISCEVAFSEKLQVQILPEIKEAVENGVQSSYLQGPLLGYPVQGVSSLIHSVSVEPGTSPAMVSACVSRCMLKALRLAGGQVLEPVMALEVTLGEEHLSSVLGDLAQRRGTVRDIQSRHDNKVLLATVPLAEMMGYSTVLRTVTSGNASFSLELDAYEAMNLQDQGALLKRMSGVM
- the nsa2 gene encoding ribosome biogenesis protein NSA2 homolog, with amino-acid sequence MPQNEHIELHRKRHGYRLDHHERKRKKESREAHERSHKARKMIGLKAKLYHKQRHAEKIQMKKTIKMHEQRNTKQKDDKTPEGAVPAYLLDREGQSRAKVLSNMIKQKRKEKAGKWEVPLPKVRAQGETEVLKVIRTGKRQKKAWKRMVTKVCFVGDGFTRKPPKYERFIRPMGLRFKKAHVTHPELKATFCLPILGVKKNPSSPLYTSLGVITKGTVIEVNVSELGLVTQGGKVIWGKYAQVTNNPENDGCINAVLLV
- the gfm2 gene encoding ribosome-releasing factor 2, mitochondrial isoform X3 — translated: MAHIDAGKTTTTERMLYYSGYTRALGDVDDGDTVTDFMAQERERGITIQSAAVTFDWKGHRINLIDTPGHVDFTLEVERALRVLDGAVAVFDASAGVEAQTLTVWRQAEKHHIPCVCFLNKMDKPAADLNFSIESIRLKLKANPVLLQIPIGSGKNFTGVVDLLTNQKLTWKLTSTRDDGRAFELRSLSQSEDPELLQAASEARTALIEQVADLDDEFAELLLTDCSDNFDGVPVNKLQEAVRRVTLARKGVPVLCGSSLKNKGVQPLLDAITAYLPAPNERLHDLVRWYKDDLCALAFKVLHDKQRGPLVFLRIYSGTLKPQTAVHNLNRNSTERMSRLLVPFADQHVEVPSMSAGNIALTVGLKQTVTGDTIVSSKASAAAAAHRAQNDSETGKKRRENADIVLSGVEVPDPVFFCTIEPPTMAKQADLENALNCLQREDPSLKVRVDPDSGQTILCGMGELHIEIIHDRIRREYGIETHLGPLQVAYRETILQEVSATDTLDRTIGDRRHVASVNLTVRPVDISCEVAFSEKLQVQILPEIKEAVENGVQSSYLQGPLLGYPVQGVSSLIHSVSVEPGTSPAMVSACVSRCMLKALRLAGGQVLEPVMALEVTLGEEHLSSVLGDLAQRRGTVRDIQSRHDNKVLLATVPLAEMMGYSTVLRTVTSGNASFSLELDAYEAMNLQDQGALLKRMSGVM